One genomic region from Stutzerimonas decontaminans encodes:
- a CDS encoding terminase large subunit: MNNETLPPSTSVDRVTAFAQAVLAGELVAGPDVRNACKRHLRDRDTAELRGLVWDQAAADKALGFFEEVLCLNGGEYEGEPFVLAPWQAFVVGSLFGWYTVDGYRRFRMAYIETGKGSGKSPLVGGIGLYGLVADDEQRAEIYAAATKRDQAMILFRDAVSMVNMSPALVRRLVQSGRDEKVWNLFYPNTNSFFRPISSDDGQSGPRPHIGLLDELHEHKSATAVNMMRAGTKNRRRAMIVMITNSGSDKNSVCGQYHELGKRICAGIEDNDSLFAFICSLDEGDDPFTDESCWAKVNPSLDFVADPERQTEGIPGRKYLREQVAEARGLPAKEAVVRRLNFCQWTQADNPWIGWDVWSAAEERVPMRLLRTRPAVAGLDLSSTTDLTAFVLLFYPIEADPHWRLLPYFWIPDHQLEERERRDKVPYSVWIKDGHLETTPGKAISKLHVLRRLQTICDYFEVHQIAYDRWRIEDLRELMNEHGITLPELTPFGQGFKDMGPAVDEFERRLLGTVAEPDVLDLDPGDYQLVPREAAEVETLRHDGNPVLTWNAGNAITVSDPAGNRKVDKQKAIGRIDGIVAAIMATGSSGAGSVSSGTSIYEEGTGI; the protein is encoded by the coding sequence ATGAACAACGAGACGCTGCCGCCAAGTACTTCAGTTGACCGCGTAACCGCATTCGCCCAGGCGGTGCTGGCCGGTGAGCTGGTCGCCGGGCCTGACGTACGCAACGCCTGCAAGCGCCACCTGCGCGACCGGGATACCGCCGAACTGCGCGGGCTGGTCTGGGATCAGGCCGCGGCTGACAAGGCGCTCGGCTTCTTCGAGGAGGTGCTCTGCCTGAACGGCGGCGAGTACGAGGGCGAACCCTTTGTGCTGGCGCCCTGGCAGGCCTTCGTGGTTGGCAGCCTGTTCGGCTGGTACACCGTGGACGGTTACCGCCGCTTCCGGATGGCTTACATCGAGACGGGCAAGGGCTCCGGCAAATCGCCGCTGGTGGGTGGCATCGGCCTCTACGGGCTGGTCGCCGACGACGAGCAGCGCGCCGAGATTTACGCCGCTGCCACCAAGCGCGACCAGGCGATGATCCTGTTCCGCGATGCGGTGAGCATGGTCAACATGTCGCCCGCGCTGGTGCGACGGCTGGTGCAGTCGGGGCGGGACGAGAAGGTCTGGAACCTGTTCTATCCGAACACCAACAGCTTCTTCCGGCCGATCAGTTCGGACGATGGCCAATCCGGCCCGCGCCCGCACATCGGCCTGCTCGACGAACTGCACGAGCACAAAAGCGCCACGGCTGTGAACATGATGCGTGCCGGCACGAAGAACCGCCGCCGCGCCATGATCGTGATGATCACCAACAGCGGCAGCGACAAGAACAGCGTCTGCGGTCAGTACCACGAACTGGGCAAACGCATCTGCGCTGGCATCGAGGACAACGACAGCCTGTTCGCCTTTATCTGCTCCCTGGACGAAGGCGACGACCCGTTCACCGATGAGAGCTGCTGGGCGAAGGTCAACCCCTCGCTGGACTTCGTAGCTGATCCAGAGCGGCAAACCGAGGGCATTCCCGGCCGCAAGTACCTGCGCGAACAGGTGGCCGAAGCGCGAGGCCTTCCGGCGAAAGAGGCGGTCGTGCGCCGCCTGAACTTCTGCCAGTGGACCCAGGCGGACAACCCATGGATCGGCTGGGACGTATGGAGTGCAGCCGAAGAGCGCGTGCCCATGCGCCTGCTGCGCACCCGCCCTGCGGTGGCGGGGCTCGACCTGTCGAGTACCACAGACCTTACGGCGTTCGTGTTGCTGTTCTACCCGATCGAGGCCGACCCGCATTGGCGGCTGCTGCCGTACTTCTGGATTCCGGATCATCAGCTCGAGGAGCGGGAGCGCCGCGACAAGGTGCCCTACAGCGTCTGGATCAAGGATGGGCATCTCGAAACCACGCCGGGCAAGGCCATCAGCAAGCTGCATGTGCTGCGCCGGCTGCAGACGATCTGCGACTACTTCGAGGTGCACCAGATCGCTTACGACCGCTGGCGGATCGAAGACCTGCGCGAGCTGATGAACGAACACGGCATCACGCTCCCCGAGCTGACCCCGTTCGGCCAGGGCTTCAAGGACATGGGACCGGCGGTGGATGAGTTCGAGCGCCGCCTGCTGGGTACCGTTGCGGAACCTGACGTGCTCGACCTCGACCCCGGCGACTATCAACTGGTACCGCGCGAGGCGGCGGAAGTCGAAACGCTGCGGCACGACGGCAACCCGGTGCTGACCTGGAACGCAGGTAATGCCATCACCGTGTCGGACCCAGCCGGCAACCGCAAAGTGGACAAGCAAAAGGCGATCGGCCGTATCGACGGCATCGTCGCCGCAATCATGGCCACCGGCAGCAGCGGCGCGGGCAGCGTGAGCAGTGGCACCTCAATCTACGAAGAAGGCACGGGCATATGA
- a CDS encoding phage terminase small subunit P27 family — protein MAGNSNSGRPGKPAHLHLLQGNPSKKNADQLLAEVREPAVPVDAPPKPDWLSAEAAAEWDRVVTDLLTLGWISKLDMMALATYCEAVADWQRFRRLIAEHNAKAECSGDIQTFATGAKQISVWRQLANDAEKRANAAGALFGFSPMARRNMKAAAPQGELFPNEQRDAAAKYFS, from the coding sequence ATGGCCGGAAACAGTAACTCGGGCCGCCCGGGCAAGCCGGCGCACCTGCACCTGCTGCAGGGTAACCCGAGCAAAAAGAACGCCGACCAGTTGCTGGCCGAGGTGCGGGAGCCGGCCGTGCCGGTCGACGCACCGCCGAAGCCTGACTGGCTGAGCGCCGAGGCTGCGGCCGAGTGGGATCGCGTGGTTACGGACCTGCTGACGCTCGGCTGGATCAGCAAGTTGGACATGATGGCGCTGGCCACCTACTGCGAAGCGGTAGCGGACTGGCAGCGCTTCCGCCGGCTGATTGCCGAGCACAACGCCAAGGCCGAATGCAGTGGCGACATCCAGACATTCGCCACTGGCGCCAAGCAGATCAGCGTGTGGCGGCAGCTGGCCAACGACGCCGAAAAGCGCGCGAACGCGGCCGGCGCCCTGTTTGGTTTCTCGCCGATGGCCCGCCGCAACATGAAGGCGGCGGCCCCGCAAGGTGAGCTATTCCCCAATGAACAACGAGACGCTGCCGCCAAGTACTTCAGTTGA
- a CDS encoding phage holin family protein, with translation MSTEQQMQQSLADLPAWMLILVALAGLTGEMWRAEAAGVAVGVLVKRVLLRFGSSALFGVSMLMFVYWLKQDYLLAGAMGIAVGLIGADIAGGIYARYLAKKAGVCNVERQG, from the coding sequence ATGTCGACCGAACAGCAGATGCAGCAGTCGCTGGCAGACCTGCCGGCGTGGATGCTGATCCTTGTCGCGCTTGCCGGGCTGACTGGCGAGATGTGGCGCGCCGAGGCTGCTGGTGTGGCTGTCGGGGTGCTGGTCAAGCGGGTGCTGCTGCGCTTCGGCAGCTCGGCGCTGTTCGGTGTGTCGATGCTGATGTTCGTCTACTGGCTCAAGCAGGACTATCTGCTGGCCGGCGCGATGGGCATCGCCGTGGGCCTGATCGGCGCTGACATCGCCGGTGGCATCTATGCGCGCTACCTGGCCAAGAAGGCGGGCGTCTGCAATGTCGAGCGGCAGGGCTGA
- a CDS encoding IS3 family transposase (programmed frameshift), which yields MKTTTKYSPEVRERAVRLVLEHQGNHESEWAAICSISAKIGCTAETLRRWVRQAERDTGKREGQTSSERERIKALEREVRELRQANEILRKASAYFCPGGARPPLQAMKAFVDEHRAVYGVEPICRVLPIAPSTYYAHAHCQAAPERRSPRTRRDEVLSGHIQRVWEENFQVYGVRKVWRQLKREGVVVARCTVERLMRRLGLQGVVRGKPVKTTISDKATPCPLDKVNRQFRAERPNALWVSDFTYVSTWQGFVYVAFVIDVFARRIVGWRVSSSARTDFVLDALEQALYARRPVGQGSLIHHSDRGVQYVSIRYTERLAEAGVEPSVGSVGDSYDNALAETINGLYKAEVIHRRSWQNREAVELATLEWVDWFNHRRLLEPIGNMPPAEAEAIYYQQLTESAQAA from the exons ATGAAGACGACGACGAAGTACTCCCCGGAAGTCCGCGAGCGAGCGGTTCGACTGGTATTGGAGCATCAAGGCAACCACGAGTCGGAATGGGCAGCGATTTGCTCGATTTCTGCCAAGATCGGTTGTACCGCCGAAACACTGCGCCGTTGGGTACGCCAGGCCGAGCGCGATACTGGCAAACGTGAAGGCCAGACCAGCAGCGAACGCGAGCGGATCAAGGCGCTGGAACGTGAGGTGCGTGAGTTGCGCCAGGCCAACGAGATCCTGCGCAAGGCGTCCGCGTATT TTTGCCCAGGCGGAGCTCGACCGCCGCTTCAAGCCATGAAGGCGTTCGTCGATGAGCATCGTGCGGTTTATGGAGTCGAGCCGATCTGCCGGGTACTGCCGATCGCTCCATCGACCTACTACGCCCATGCACATTGCCAGGCCGCTCCCGAGCGGCGTTCTCCGCGAACACGGCGTGACGAGGTACTGAGCGGGCATATCCAGCGGGTCTGGGAGGAGAACTTCCAGGTCTACGGCGTGCGCAAGGTCTGGCGGCAACTCAAGCGCGAAGGCGTAGTGGTGGCCCGTTGCACGGTGGAGCGACTGATGCGGCGACTGGGTCTACAAGGTGTCGTACGCGGCAAACCGGTCAAGACTACGATCAGCGACAAGGCCACCCCGTGCCCGCTGGACAAGGTCAATCGCCAGTTCCGCGCCGAGCGGCCAAACGCGCTCTGGGTGTCGGACTTCACCTACGTCAGCACGTGGCAGGGCTTCGTCTACGTGGCCTTTGTTATCGACGTATTCGCCCGGCGTATCGTCGGCTGGCGCGTGTCCAGCTCAGCCCGCACAGACTTTGTTCTCGATGCGTTGGAACAGGCGTTGTATGCCCGCCGACCGGTCGGCCAGGGCAGCCTGATCCATCACAGCGACCGTGGCGTGCAGTACGTCTCGATCCGCTATACCGAGCGCCTAGCTGAAGCTGGGGTCGAGCCCTCGGTGGGCAGCGTGGGCGACTCCTATGACAATGCCTTGGCCGAGACCATCAATGGCCTGTACAAGGCCGAGGTGATCCATCGTCGTTCCTGGCAGAATCGGGAGGCAGTGGAGCTGGCGACGCTGGAGTGGGTGGACTGGTTCAACCACCGACGGCTACTGGAGCCCATCGGGAACATGCCGCCGGCAGAGGCCGAAGCGATCTACTATCAGCAACTTACCGAGTCGGCCCAAGCGGCATGA